A genomic segment from Parus major isolate Abel chromosome 21, Parus_major1.1, whole genome shotgun sequence encodes:
- the INTS11 gene encoding integrator complex subunit 11, which produces MPEIKVTPLGAGQDVGRSCILVSIAGKNVMLDCGMHMGYNDDRRFPDFSYITQNGRLTDFLDCVIISHFHLDHCGALPYFSEMVGYDGPIYMTHPTKAICPILLEDYRKITVDKKGETNFFTSQMIKDCMKKVVAVHLHQTVQVDEELEIKAYYAGHVLGAAMFQIKVGCESVVYTGDYNMTPDRHLGAAWIDKCRPDLLISESTYATTIRDSKRCRERDFLKKVHETVERGGKVLIPVFALGRAQELCILLETFWERMNLKAPIYFSTGLTEKANHYYKLFITWTNQKIRKTFVQRNMFEFKHIKAFDRAFADNPGPMVVFATPGMLHAGQSLQIFRKWAGNEKNMVIMPGYCVQGTVGHKILSGQRKLEMEGRQMLEVKMQVEYMSFSAHADAKGIMQLIRQAEPRNVLLVHGEAKKMEFLKQKIEQEFHVSCFMPANGETTTILTNPCIPVDISLGLLKRETAIGPLPDAKKPKLMHGTLLMKDNSFRLVSPEQALKELGLAEHQLRFTCRVHIQDPRKEHETVLRVYNHLKGILKDYSVQHLPDGSITVESILIQATAHSEDQGTKVLLVSWTYQDEELGSYLTSLLKKGLPQSTP; this is translated from the exons ATGCCTGAGATCAAAGTCACTCCCTTGG GTGCTGGGCAGGACGTAGGCAGGAGCTGCATCCTGGTGTCCATTGCTGGCAAAAACGTGATGCTGGACTGTGGGATGCACATGGGCTACAATGATGAT AGGCGCTTCCCTGACTTCTCCTACATCACCCAGAATGGAAGGCTGACTGATTTCCTGGACTGTGTCATCATCAG cCATTTCCACTTGGACCACTGTGGGGCTCTGCCCTATTTCAGTGAGATGGTTGGGTACGATGGCCCCATTTACATGACCCACCCCACCAAGGCCATCTGCCCCATCCTGCTGGAGGACTACAGGAAAATCACCGTGGATAAGAAAGGGGAAACCAACTTCTTCACCTCCCAGATGATCAAAGACTGCATGAAGAAGGTGGTGGCTGTGCACCTCCACCAGACAGTGCAG GTGGATGAGGAGCTAGAGATCAAGGCCTACTATGCAGGCCAcgtgctgggagctgccatgTTCCAGATCAAGGTTGGCTGTGAGTCCGTGGTGTATACT GGTGATTATAACATGACACCAGACAGACACCTGGG AGCTGCCTGGATTGATAAATGCCGCCCTGATCTGCTGATCAGTGAATCCACCTATGCCACCACCATCAGGGATTCCAAAcgctgcagggaaagggattTCCTGAAGAAAGTCCATGAGACTGTGGAAAGAGGAGGGAAG GTTCTCATCCCAGTTTTCGCCCTTGGACGTGCCCAGGAGCTTTGTATTTTATTGGAAACTTTCTG GGAAAGGATGAACTTGAAAGCTCCAATTTACTTTTCCACGGGCCTGACAGAGAAGGCCAATCATTATTACAAACTCTTCATCACCTGGACTAACCAGAAAATCCGGAAAACTTTTGTGCAGAGGAACATGTTTGAGTTCAAACACATCAAAGCCTTTGACAGAGCCTTTGCAGACAACCCGGGGCCTATG GTAGTGTTTGCAACCCCTGGAATGCTCCATGCAGGACAGTCCCTCCAAATCTTCAGGAAATGGGCAGGGAATGAGAAGAATATG GTGATCATGCCTGGCTACTGCGTCCAGGGAACTGTGGGCCACAAGATCCTCAGTGGGCAAAGGAAGCTGGAGATGGAAGGAAGACAAATG ctggaAGTGAAGATGCAGGTGGAGTACATGTCCTTCAGTGCCCATGCCGATGCCAAGGGCATCATGCAGCTGATCCgccaggctgagcccaggaATGTGCTCCTGGTGCACGGGGAAGCCAAGAAAATGGAGTTCCTGAAGCAGAAAATCGAGCAGGAATTCC ATGTCAGCTGCTTCATGCCAGCTAATGGAGAGACCACCACCATCCTCACCAacccctgcatccctgtggaCATCTCCCTGGGCCTCCTCAAAAGGGAAACAGCCATAG GTCCTTTACCAGATGCCAAGAAGCCAAAGCTGATGCATGGCACGTTACTCATGAAGGACAAC AGTTTCCGGCTGGTTTCCCCTGAGCAGGCCttgaaggagctggggctggcagagcatcAGCTGCGCTTCACCTGCCGTGTCCACATCCAGGACCCACGCAAGGAGCACGAGACCGTGCTCAGGGTCTACAACCACCTCAAGGG gatCCTGAAGGATTACTCAGTGCAGCATCTCCCTGATGGCTCCATCACTGTGGAGTCCATCCTGATCCAGGCCACGGCGCACTCGGAGGATCAAGGAACCAAAGTCCTGCTCGTGTCCTGGACTTACCAG GATGAAGAGCTTGGCAGTTATCTCACATCCCTCCTGAAGAAAGGGCTGCCCCAGAGCACCccctga
- the TAS1R3 gene encoding taste receptor type 1 member 3, with protein MVGPKELKEVGLDVPDPFSPKMKLPGLWLCVSFGCAASLSPSCLSAQFRRPGDFILGGLFPFGKDTVNLTARSEPTLLRCERLFMDGLIWALGMRFAIDQINNSSSLLPGIRLGYDMYDTCFEPLVALQPSLLFLTRNGTTGIGILCNYTEYQPRITAIIGPHKSDLCLLTAKLFSSFLIPQVSYGASSETLSNTELYPSFYRTVPSDKNLVEAVVMLLNQFGWNWIATVGSDDEYGRGAQALFLSMAGNDNICIAFEGFIPTDLAEPNARKQLEDTVKLINSTKVNVVVLFAYSLPAQALLEHSIRMGLGKKVWIGTEAWMLSDVAAYTPNIQSIGTVLGFVSRTGTVPGFREYVAELFSSVEQEKFCQQSRELSRLMNTEVLDTHCQQCDHVTLGDIWPLLRVTMVQPVHMAVYSVAHALHRALGCTSEGCPKTPIRSWQLLHFMNTLPFEVNGQSFRFDQSHGTNTGYKLIFWAWRDGTLTYLPVGDYDQSLYIQKSQIQFHTADKKEPTSECFRRCQPGQFRRIKGFNLCCYDCTDCSENTFWSSTDSTSCSPCPQHQWAPARSTQCHERTERFLFWDEPMAVALMTLMALTAALSCLTALLFLKHLQTPMVQVAGGGRNLFALLWLLLQSLSCCLYVGRPSAGLCAVQQLSYALCLNGCFSTFVPKALEISLLTEFPRCAPRLLRWVTHGRAWLLVAASLLTQALLCFCHLRLGPDYLVADYKSLPSEVVLVCGTQSWAAFALLHGYNSCLAFACFLCTFMVQTPARRYNVARGITFATLIYFIIWIFFVVVFATLRTVLRAVTQICTIQATTLGILASYFVPKCYIMVFRPDLNTGDYCQNPAEEEPEEDSVNRQ; from the exons ATGGTGGGGCCCAAGGAGCTGAAGGAAGTGGGGCTGGATGTTCCTG aTCCCTTTTCTCCCAAAATGAAGCTCCCTGGGCTTTGGCTGTGTGTGAGCTTTGGCTGTGctgcctccctcagcccctcgTGTCTGTCAGCTCAGTTCAGGAGGCCGGGGGATTTTATCCTGGGGGGTTTGTTCCCCTTTGGGAAGGACACTGTGAACCTGACAGCTCGCTCAGAGCCCACCCTGCTGCGCTGTGAGAG gTTATTCATGGATGGGCTGATCTGGGCTCTCGGGATGAGGTTCGCCATCGACCAGATCAACAattccagctccctcctgccgGGAATAAGGCTGGGATACGACATGTATGACACCTGCTTTGAGCCCCTGgtggccctgcagcccagcctgctgtTCCTGACCCGGAACGGCACCACAGGGATTGGGATTCTCTGCAACTACACCGAGTACCAGCCCCGCATCACTGCCATCATTGGGCCCCACAAGTCAGATCTCTGCCTGCTCACAGCCAAGCTCTTCAGCTCCTTCTTGATCCCGCAG GTGAGCTACGGAGCCAGCAGTGAGACCCTGAGCAACACGGAGCTGTACCCGTCCTTCTACCGCACTGTCCCCAGCGACAAGAACCTGGTGGAAGCTGTGGTGATGCTGCTCAACCAGTTTGGCTGGAACTGGATTGCCACAGTGGGCAGCGACGATGAGTATGGCCGGGGTGCCCAGGCTCTCTTCCTGAGCATGGCTGGCAATGACAACATCTGCATTGCCTTCGAGGGGTTCATCCCCACAGACCTGGCTGAGCCCAACGccagaaagcagctggaagacaccgttaaattaattaatagcACCAAAGTCAACGTGGTTGTTCTGTTTGCCTACAGCCTGCCTGCCCAGGCCCTGCTGGAACACAGCATCAGGATGGGGCTGGGCAAGAAGGTCTGGATTGGCACCGAGGCCTGGATGCTGTCGGACGTCGCCGCCTACACGCCCAACATCCAGAGCATCGGGACAGTGCTGGGCTTTGTCTCGAGAACAGGGACAGTCCCTGGCTTCCGGGAGTACGTGGCTGAGCTCTTCAGCTCTGTTGAGCAAGAGAAATTCTGCCAGCAGTCCCGGGAGCTGAGCCGCCTCATGAACACCGAGGTGCTGGACACACACTGCCAGCAGTGTGACCACGTCACCCTTGGGGACATCTGGCCCCTGCTCAGGGTGACCATGGTGCAGCCGGTGCACATGGCTGTGTACAGCGTGGCCCACgccctgcacagagccctgggctgtACCTCTGAAGGCTGTCCCAAAACACCCATCAGGTCCTGGCAG ctgctgcacttCATGAACACCCTCCCATTCGAGGTGAATGGCCAGAGCTTCAGGTTTGATCAATCCCATGGCACAAACACTGGGTATAAACTCATCTTCTGGGCCTGGAGGGATGGCACCCTAACCTACCTGCCCGTGGGGGACTATGACCAGTCCCTGTACATCCAGAAGTCCCAGATCCAGTTCCACACTGCAGATAAGAAG GAGCCCACGTCTGAGTGCTTCAGACGCTGCCAACCAGGACAATTCAGAAGAATAAAAGGATTCAATCTCTGCTGTTATGACTGTACAGACTGTTCAGAAAACACCTTCTGGAGCAGTACAG acagcaccagctgctccccaTGCCCGCAGCACCAGTGGGCCCCGGCCCGTAGCACGCAGTGCCACGAGCGCACCGAGAGGTTCCTCTTCTGGGACGAGCCCATGGCCGTGGCCTTGATGACACTGATGGCCCTGACGGCGGCCCTGAGCTGCTTGACAGCACTGCTGTTCCTGAAGCACCTGCAGACCCCCATGGTGCaggtggcagggggtggcaggaACCTCTttgccctgctctggctgctgctgcagagcctcagctgctgcctgtacGTGGGCAGGCCCAGCGCCGGGCTGTGCGCGGTGCAGCAGCTCTCCTACGCCCTGTGCCTCAACGGCTGCTTCTCCACCTTCGTCCCCAAGGCCCTGGAGATCAGCCTGCTGACGGAATTCCCCCGCTGCGCTCCCAGGCTGCTGCGCTGGGTGACCCACGGCAGGGCCTGGCTGCTGGTGGCCGCGTCCCTCCTCACCCAGGCgctgctctgcttctgccaCCTCCGCCTAGGCCCCGATTACTTGGTGGCCGACTACAAATCCCTGCCCAGCGAGGTGGTGCTGGTGTGTGGCACCCAGTCCTGGGCTGCCTTTGCCCTCCTGCACGGCTACAACAGCTGCCTGGCCTTCGCCTGCTTCCTGTGCACCTTCATGGTGCAAACCCCGGCCAGGAGGTACAACGTGGCCAGGGGCATCACCTTTGCCACCCTCATTTATTTCATCATCTGGATCTTCTTTGTGGTGGTTTTTGCCACGCTGAGGACAGTCCTCAGGGCTGTCACACAGATTTGCACCATCCAGGCCACCACCCTGGGGATCTTGGCCAGCTACTTCGTGCCCAAATGCTACATCATGGTGTTCAGGCCTGATCTGAACACAGGGGATTATTGCCAGAACCCCGCTGAGGAGGAGCCAGAAGAGGATTCGGTGAACAGACAATAA
- the LOC107213718 gene encoding P2Y purinoceptor 2-like translates to MAGISWAEGVSNGTHFPISNGTKASSGGALGADLQHSLFAVSYSAVLVLGLAGNALSLSLLSCRMKPLSHSYVLLLHLALLDTLFLTVLPLQIHTQLLGDTWTFGDTACRVTQALFCLHVSLSVAFFGCLGLDLWLAVLHPFTSIQFRATHYMLVATALWVVALAATVPLVLHSRGVKSCFGNLPGSWAHPTAPHTILAFIFGVAVPFSIILLGLPLVARSVWQSRRRAARRKALGTISIMLGICALCFLPQHLTQLLQFLRGIQEEPLPSLIPEIQRVTEALASCSCCLNPLLYHFHSSSRAWHCPFRLSLRSKRVFTICDHNFGDPSWGCKSGQRHERKIHGGWNQLIHSRYTQS, encoded by the coding sequence ATGGCAGGGATTTCCTGGGCTGAGGGAGTCTCCAATGGGACACATTTCCCAATTTCCAATGGGACAAAAGCCAGCTCTGGAGGCGCTTTGGGGGCAGATTTGCAGCACTCCCTGTTTGCTGTCAGCTACAgtgcagtgctggtgctggggctggcgggcaatgccctgtccctgtccctgctgtcctgcagaaTGAAGCCCCTGTCCCACTCCTACGTCCTCCTGCTGCACCTGGCCCTGCTGGACACTCTGTTCCTCACTGTGCTGCCTCTCCAGATCCACACCCAGCTGCTTGGGGACACCTGGACCTTTGGGGACACGGCCTGCAGGGTCACCCAGGCTCTGTTCTGCCTCCACGTGTCCCTCAGCGTTGCCTTTTTTGGCTGCCTCGGCCTGGATCTgtggctggcagtgctgcaccCCTTCACCTCCATCCAGTTCAGGGCCACCCACTACATGCTGGTGGCCACGGCCCTGTGGGTGGTGGCCCTGGCTGCCACTGTCCCACttgtgctgcacagcagaggGGTGAAGAGTTGCTTTGGGAacctccctgggagctgggctcaccccacagcccctcacACCATCCTGGCTTTCATTTTTGGGGTGGCTGTCCCATTTTCCATCATCCTGCTGGGCCTGCCACTGGTGGCCAGGAGCGTGTGGCAGAGCCGGCgcagagctgccaggaggaAGGCCCTGGGCACCATCTCCATCATGCTGGGCATCTGTGCCCTCTGcttcctgccccagcacctcacccagctgctgcagttcctgCGGGGGATCCAGGAGGAGCCGCTCCCCAGCCTGATCCCCGAGATCCAGAGGGTGACCGAGGCCCTGGcgagctgcagctgctgcctgaacCCCCTCCTGTACCACTTCCActcctccagcagagcctggcactgcccctTCAGGCTCAGCCTCAGGTCCAAGAGGGTGTTCACCATCTGTGATCACAATTTTGGGGACCCTTCCTGGGGCTGCAAGTCCGGGCAGAGGCATGAAAGGAAAATCCACGGGGGATGGAACCAGCTGATCCACTCCAGGTACACACAGAGCTGA
- the CPTP gene encoding ceramide-1-phosphate transfer protein — protein sequence FVTHPPPHLPSRSFLQSLGAVFSFISKDAVAKVALLEGHCQRQRFVSLQAMVQQELAAGLAALRARPDSGCRTLLRLHRALRWLQLFLEGLRSGDSRTSVLCTDAYNASLAEHHPWFIRKAATVAFCALPSRDAFLEIMNVGPPEEAVAMLGEAIPYIGDVYSITQELFAQHKLLDLP from the coding sequence TTTGTCACACACCCCCCCCCCCATCTCCCTTCCCGCAGcttcctgcagagcctgggcGCCGTCTTCTCCTTCATCTCCAAGGACGCGGTGGCCAAGGTGGCGCTGCTGGAGGGGCACTGCCAGCGGCAGCGTTTCGTGTCCCTGCAGGCCAtggtgcagcaggagctggcgGCGGGGCTGGCGGCGCTGCGGGCGCGGCCCGACTCCGGCTGCCGCACGCTGCTGCGGCTGCACCGCGCCCTGcgctggctgcagctcttcctggaGGGACTGCGCTCCGGCGACTCCCGCACCTCCGTGCTCTGCACCGACGCCTACAACGCCTCGCTGGCCGAGCACCATCCCTGGTTCATCCGCAAAGCCGCCACCGTGGCGTTCTGCGCGTTGCCCTCCCGCGATGCCTTCCTGGAGATCATGAACGTGGGCCCGCCCGAGGAGGCCGTGGCCATGCTGGGAGAGGCCATCCCCTACATCGGAGACGTTTACAGCATCACCCAGGAGCTCTTCGCGCAGCATAAGCTGCTCGACCTGCCCTGA